In one window of Ailuropoda melanoleuca isolate Jingjing unplaced genomic scaffold, ASM200744v2 unplaced-scaffold10769, whole genome shotgun sequence DNA:
- the LOC117797653 gene encoding olfactory receptor 51G2-like, producing MAVLNNSNAGSFTFILMDLPGLEAAHCWTAIPVCSVYVLSLLGNITIMCIVKSVPSLYTPMYLFLSMLSMADLGLSASTLPSMAAVFLLGQRKVGAATCFMQLFFIHTFSVIESAVLLAMAFDRCVAIREPLRYATILTTQRIGALRLAIVTQSAALHLPLPVLLGRLQFQPVNVLSHSYCVHPDVLRLASSSTLVNSGFGLFVMLSTLGLDAVLILLSYVLILRTVLSIASNSERLKAFNTCISHICAVLLFYTPLVSLSMIHRFGKKKLPAQVSMLLSYLHFLVPPMLNPIVYSVKTKEIRVRILKMFHPGKL from the coding sequence ATGGCAGTTCTCAACAACAGTAATGCCGGCAGCTTCACCTTCATACTGATGGATCTCCCGGGACTGGAGGCCGCTCATTGCTGGACAGCTATCCCTGTCTGCTCTGTCTATGTTCTCTCTTTGTTGGGCAACATCACCATAATGTGCATTGTCAAGTCTGTGCCCAGCCTCTACACACCCATGTACCTCTTCCTGTCTATGCTCTCAATGGCTGACCTGGGCCTCTCAGCGTCTACACTGCCTTCAATGGCAGCTGTCTTTCTCCTAGGCCAGAGAAAGGTGGGAGCTGCAACCTGCTTTATGCAACTTTTCTTCATCCATACTTTCTCAGTGATTGAATCAGCTGTGCTCTTGGCCATGGCCTTTGACCGCTGTGTGGCTATTCGAGAGCCCTTACGCTATGCCACCATTCTCACAACCCAGCGCATTGGGGCCCTTAGGCTGGCCATTGTGACCCAAAGTGctgctctccacctgcccctgcctgtgctccttgGAAGACTGCAGTTTCAGCCTGTGAATGTTCTGTCTCATTCATACTGTGTTCATCCTGATGTCTTAAGACTAGCCAGTTCCAGCACTCTTGTGAACAGTGGCTTTGGGCTCTTTGTCATGCTCTCCACACTGGGGTTGGATGCTGTACTCATTCTCCTCTCCTATGTGCTAATCTTAAGGACAGTATTGAGCATTGCTTCTAACTCGGAGCGGCTCAAAGCCTTTAACACCTGCATTTCCCACATCTGCGCTGTATTACTATTTTATACCCCATTGGTCAGCCTGTCGATGATTCACCGCTTTGGGAAAAAGAAGCTACCAGCTCAAGTATCCATGCTTCTCTCCTATCTGCACTTTCTTGTTCCTCCAATGCTCAACCCAATTGTCTATAGTGTTAAAACCAAAGAGATTCGAGTACGCATTCTGAAGATGTTCCACCCGGGAAAACTCTGA